Below is a window of Neodiprion virginianus isolate iyNeoVirg1 chromosome 4, iyNeoVirg1.1, whole genome shotgun sequence DNA.
ACCTAAATTTATTGAAGAGTGCTGATTTTCCCACCACAACCCCTACaatgtattttcaaacttACAAGATTGTATTTTCATATCACTATCTTCTCACGTTAGTATATCAAACTCTAATCTCACGTAAATTTTCCTGTCAGAACTCcaattaaatatttgtttgaatGTACAGGTCAAGTTCATGTCAGAGAATGGAGACGCAAAGATTGACATTAAAACTGTGAAGCAAGCATTGACTGGAATGGGGAAGGAGGAACTGATGAAGTTTGCAAATGATCCGGTCTGGATACGAATCAGGTGGTTCATGTTCATTGCATTCTGGTTATTATGGGCAGCTATGCTGGCTGGTGCAATAGTGATTATCGTTGGAGCACCAAAATGTCCCGGAAGTAGGAAAGTATGGGAAGAGAATCCAATTGTTCGATTGGAGCCATCAAAAATATCCGGTGGACTTAAGGGACTCGTACCCATTCTGAATGACCTGAAAGACAAGCATATTAAACTCATCTGTCTTGCATCGATCATGAAATCAGAAAATGGTAAATAACAATCAAGTTTCATGCTTCCCTTATAAATTGTTTCCTAACAAATGCCAGAGTTATTCAATTAACATTACATGGAAACTTTACacttggaaaaattgtaaatacacATTACAACATGCATACTCTTCATGAGATATACCTGGAAGTGAAAGCTCGTTATGTTTATTGATATACTAGAAAACTGCTTGAAAAGATTAAAATGTTTACAGCACACAAGGTGATATGTAAAGTCAATATGAATACAATAATTTGTACTGATTATTCATTACAGAAGCCACAGTAGACTTCAGAGACGTTGACCCCAAGTTAGGCAATATGGCAGATTTCACAGCACTAGTAGAAGCTGcaaaaaagaatgaaatagaaataatacTCGAAGTTGATCCAAACCATACTTCTAAAAAACATGAGTGGTTTGTTCGTTCCTTCAACAAAACAAAAGAGTATATCGATTACTACGTATGGGCTGCAAATAAGTCTGACTCAGAGCCAAATAACTGGGTaagaatattcatattttggattttatgggattcaatttaatatctgttattgaataatttataattgtttcAGGTGAGTACTTACAACGAATCTGCTTGGACATGTCCGGATGAGAGGTGCTATCTTCATCAGCATCGCGAAGATCAACCTGATCTTAACTATCGAAACCCTAAAGTTGTCACTGAATTTTCTGTAAGTATATCgtgaaattatatatattttttgcattAGCTACACTGTGATAGTTTTTTGTAACCTATAGTGATTATATCGTCATGTATGGATGTTTAAGTGAGACAATGTGGTAAATTTGCCAATTATTTCAGGAAATTTTATTGCACTGGCTGAAACTCGGTGTTATTGGCTTTAGACTAGCCAACACACAGTACTTGCTTGAAGATAAAAATCTAAGAGATGAACAGCACGGTACACAAGGAGCTGAACCACACACTTACCGATTGATGAATCACGCTCACACATTTAATTTGAATGAGAATCGTGACGTATTGAGACAGTGGCGAAACGTCGTTGACAATTATACAGATCACAGAGggtaacgttgaaaaatttataaactcTCAAAACTAAAATGATGAAGCTGAAACTAGCAGGTAATACAGGTGGCAAGGTTCCAAGGGATGAACAAATGATGAAACTTGGTAGGATCATTCAGAGAACTCTTTCAAATATattctttgatattttatcGTTTTCTCACTCCCTGAAAGCCTTCCAGACGTATTCTCTGCTAAATATTACCTGCTAGTTTCAGCgttatataaaaatgaatcctTTTGTGGAACCTCAGCATAGAtacatattaatttattaaaatatcacAATCCGGCGATTATTTACCTGTCGTATTAAcactttttttcctaaaacTGTTATAGAAATCCCGTCTATAATTAATGTTTATTTTGAGTTCTTAGAATTGATGAATTGAACAGGTGATCTGATATATTGATAAAATGCCAatgttaaattataattaaagtTACATCCGCAAATAAGAAAGCTCATCAGGTATACGCCACATCATGCATATAAATACTCCCAAACTGTAACAAATCTCTAGTACTTGTATACAGAGCAATCTTTGAAGATGATAACAACTTCTGATCGACAAACTATTTAAGACTTACAATGGGTAACATGCAACTGTTCACTAAGAAACTAGATTTTGTCCACGTGatattcttatattttttaaatagagttgatatattaaaaattagtaCATTTtgtgatacaaaaaaaaagtacacaGAATTCAGTTATTCTCATTGCAACGATAGATGTATATCTGAATTAAGGATGTAATTATTATCCCATGTAGGTAtgcaaaattagaaaaaaacagtataataatttcatatctTTTTGTAGGCTTTTCtcattgcaagaaaatattgGAAATGATACGTTAACATATTTGAACGACAATGGCACTATTGTAGACCTCCCGCAGAGGTGTCAGTTTCTGTCCGAAGCAAATGCTAATATTTCAGCTACGGACCTGGAAGCTGGATTTAAAAATGCATCCTCCACCTGGTCTGCATGGAATGTAAGTAGTCTCAACTGTTACGATTAAAAGTATAGTTTCTttccaaaaaaagaaaatatcgtaTTGTTCCAAGTATACACCGACCCCGCATATAAGACGATCCCCAATTCGAAACAGTATTTCAGGTTTTTCTCTTAGGTACCGAATATAAACCAAATTTTATGATGCAATTGTTATCACAAgaatatattcacatataaatttataaatttcagtttGTAAATACATTTATCGCTGAGATAGATTTTATATAGATACTCATAACAAATATTGCATCAGTAAAGTATAAATGGacc
It encodes the following:
- the LOC124303328 gene encoding neutral and basic amino acid transport protein rBAT isoform X1, encoding MESGKLDIDNVVKDLKEPVATYKLISEDDTVLAEQDPAKGDTKMAKQNSDTDIDDDAQERMLKDTGKINSNKDATEVKFMSENGDAKIDIKTVKQALTGMGKEELMKFANDPVWIRIRWFMFIAFWLLWAAMLAGAIVIIVGAPKCPGSRKVWEENPIVRLEPSKISGGLKGLVPILNDLKDKHIKLICLASIMKSENEATVDFRDVDPKLGNMADFTALVEAAKKNEIEIILEVDPNHTSKKHEWFVRSFNKTKEYIDYYVWAANKSDSEPNNWVSTYNESAWTCPDERCYLHQHREDQPDLNYRNPKVVTEFSEILLHWLKLGVIGFRLANTQYLLEDKNLRDEQHGTQGAEPHTYRLMNHAHTFNLNENRDVLRQWRNVVDNYTDHRGLFSLQENIGNDTLTYLNDNGTIVDLPQRCQFLSEANANISATDLEAGFKNASSTWSAWNLNNPHRPLHERMPAEVAESLTLMILLLPGTPILSIDQTQYNGTAFSNIIQLRHKPSFTHGVITHGVFNGTVFAYTINWLKSGNLGYLVAYHSGNEPVTVDLSNLDRVPEKVRIIDHSSNYKGEGPTSKVSSNAIYITPKSTLVAQYTAKSS
- the LOC124303328 gene encoding neutral and basic amino acid transport protein rBAT isoform X2 produces the protein MESGKLDIDNVVKDLKEPVATYKLISEDDTVLAEQDPAKGDTKMAKQNSDTDIDDDAQERMLKDTGKINSNKDATEVKFMSENGDAKIDIKTVKQALTGMGKEELMKFANDPVWIRIRWFMFIAFWLLWAAMLAGAIVIIVGAPKCPGSRKVWEENPIVRLEPSKISGGLKGLVPILNDLKDKHIKLICLASIMKSENEATVDFRDVDPKLGNMADFTALVEAAKKNEIEIILEVDPNHTSKKHEWFVRSFNKTKEYIDYYVWAANKSDSEPNNWVSTYNESAWTCPDERCYLHQHREDQPDLNYRNPKVVTEFSEILLHWLKLGVIGFRLANTQYLLEDKNLRDEQHGTQGAEPHTYRLMNHAHTFNLNENRDVLRQWRNVVDNYTDHRGLFSLQENIGNDTLTYLNDNGTIVDLPQRCQFLSEANANISATDLEAGFKNASSTWSAWNLNNPHRPLHERMPAEVAESLTLMILLLPGTPILSIDQTQYNGTAFSNIIQLRHKPSFTHGVITHGVFNGTVFAYTMLKSGNLGYLVAYHSGNEPVTVDLSNLDRVPEKVRIIDHSSNYKGEGPTSKVSSNAIYITPKSTLVAQYTAKSS